A single window of Sporosarcina sp. Marseille-Q4943 DNA harbors:
- the ilvD gene encoding dihydroxy-acid dehydratase produces MRSDMIKKGIDRAPHRSLLYATGVKTKDLEKPFIGVCNSYIDIIPGHKHLNKFAEIVKDAIWEAGGVPFEFNTIGVDDGIAMGHIGMRYSLPSRELIADSAETVINAHWFDGVFYIPNCDKITPGMLMAAVRTNVPSVFVSGGPMEAGVSSSGSPLSLTSVFEGVGAYKSGKMTAEELLDIENNACPTCGSCSGMFTANSMNCLMEMLGMALPGNGTIVATSDERHKLIKEAAKNLIRMVKEDVKPRDIITKEAIDDAFALDMAMGGSTNTVLHTLAIAHEAEIEYSVQDINKVAERVPYLAKIMPASDISMDDIFKAGGVSAIINELTKIPGAIHPDRITISGKTMREDVQDYQITNDQVIRTKDNPYSPVGGLSVLFGNIAPDGGVIKVGAVDPSIKQFTGEAIVFESQEAAQENIDNGTVREGHVVVIRYEGPKGGPGMPEMLAPTSAIQGRGLGTKVALITDGRFSGASRGISIGHISPEAAEGGPIALVEDGDIIDIDLTNRTIELKVSDEVLAERRAKLQPFEPKIKKGYLARYSKLVTSASTGGVMKI; encoded by the coding sequence ATGAGAAGTGACATGATTAAAAAAGGGATTGACCGTGCGCCTCATAGGAGTCTCCTTTACGCAACGGGTGTGAAAACGAAAGATTTGGAGAAACCTTTCATCGGTGTATGTAATTCATATATTGATATTATTCCAGGTCACAAACATTTAAATAAATTTGCTGAAATTGTAAAAGATGCAATTTGGGAAGCCGGCGGGGTTCCATTCGAGTTCAATACGATTGGTGTTGATGATGGAATCGCGATGGGGCATATCGGAATGCGTTACTCGCTTCCGAGCCGCGAGCTGATTGCGGATTCTGCTGAAACGGTCATCAATGCACACTGGTTCGACGGAGTGTTCTACATTCCGAACTGTGACAAGATCACGCCAGGCATGCTCATGGCGGCGGTCCGGACGAATGTCCCTTCCGTATTTGTTTCAGGCGGACCGATGGAGGCTGGCGTATCCTCGTCAGGCTCACCGCTGTCCCTCACGTCGGTATTCGAAGGGGTCGGAGCATATAAGTCGGGTAAAATGACGGCGGAAGAGCTCCTCGACATTGAGAACAATGCATGTCCGACGTGCGGATCGTGCTCAGGAATGTTTACCGCGAACTCTATGAACTGTCTAATGGAAATGCTAGGAATGGCGTTGCCGGGCAATGGAACGATCGTCGCGACTTCCGATGAGCGCCATAAGCTGATCAAGGAAGCGGCGAAGAACTTGATCCGCATGGTAAAAGAGGATGTCAAACCGCGTGACATTATTACGAAGGAAGCGATCGATGACGCATTCGCACTCGATATGGCGATGGGCGGATCGACCAATACGGTTCTACATACATTGGCGATTGCACACGAAGCGGAAATCGAATATAGCGTCCAGGATATTAACAAAGTTGCCGAAAGGGTTCCGTATTTAGCGAAAATCATGCCGGCATCCGATATTTCCATGGATGATATTTTTAAAGCAGGCGGCGTCAGTGCCATCATCAATGAACTTACAAAAATACCTGGAGCTATCCACCCGGATCGCATCACAATTTCAGGAAAAACGATGAGGGAAGACGTTCAGGACTATCAAATTACAAACGATCAAGTAATTCGGACGAAGGATAACCCGTACAGCCCGGTAGGCGGCTTGTCCGTCCTATTCGGAAATATCGCACCGGACGGCGGCGTCATCAAAGTCGGGGCGGTCGATCCTTCCATCAAGCAGTTCACCGGTGAAGCGATCGTCTTTGAATCTCAGGAAGCTGCGCAGGAAAACATCGACAACGGCACGGTCCGTGAAGGGCATGTCGTCGTCATCCGCTACGAAGGTCCGAAAGGCGGGCCGGGCATGCCAGAAATGCTCGCTCCGACATCAGCCATTCAAGGTAGAGGCTTAGGAACGAAGGTTGCGCTCATTACTGATGGTCGCTTCTCCGGGGCGTCCCGAGGCATTTCAATCGGACATATTTCACCGGAAGCGGCTGAAGGCGGCCCGATTGCATTAGTTGAAGATGGAGATATTATCGACATCGATCTGACGAACCGGACGATCGAGCTGAAAGTTTCAGATGAAGTATTGGCGGAACGCAGAGCGAAACTGCAGCCATTTGAACCGAAGATTAAAAAAGGCTATTTGGCCAGATATTCAAAACTTGTCACGTCCGCAAGTACAGGCGGCGTGATGAAAATATAA
- a CDS encoding IseA DL-endopeptidase inhibitor family protein, whose amino-acid sequence MKKRTMNITAVILLLLMMAACGGKSPAGQAAFTPKDAVELATAWTGAEAMIQAGGLYKEGEYKTFAHKGLEYRFLASHLDSRKKMRAELQKFVTKKKAKRFMKENGILKHNGKLASPEAESPPGSLLLWEIATAREVKSKKSKKTFELTIPIGDTRTAETIIVSYVHVKKFGWRIDKFNE is encoded by the coding sequence TTGAAAAAGAGGACAATGAACATAACGGCTGTCATTTTACTTTTGCTCATGATGGCGGCTTGCGGCGGAAAATCACCAGCCGGCCAAGCCGCCTTTACACCGAAGGATGCCGTCGAACTGGCGACCGCTTGGACCGGGGCGGAAGCGATGATCCAAGCCGGCGGACTGTACAAAGAGGGCGAGTACAAGACATTCGCCCATAAAGGCTTGGAGTACCGCTTTTTGGCGTCTCATTTGGATTCCAGGAAGAAAATGAGAGCAGAGCTGCAGAAGTTCGTGACGAAGAAGAAAGCGAAACGTTTCATGAAGGAAAACGGCATTCTGAAACATAATGGAAAATTGGCCTCGCCAGAAGCGGAATCTCCACCTGGATCACTGCTCCTATGGGAAATCGCGACGGCAAGGGAAGTGAAATCGAAAAAAAGCAAGAAGACATTCGAATTGACAATCCCGATCGGTGACACGAGAACTGCGGAGACAATCATAGTGAGCTACGTCCACGTGAAAAAATTCGGCTGGCGGATTGATAAATTCAATGAGTAG
- a CDS encoding class I adenylate-forming enzyme family protein, whose protein sequence is METLGKFAMKSAAAYPDKVAVKDKDRSFTYREMMERVFALTAYFRESGLQKGDRVGILMANRLEHIELDVAASLTGVIKVPLNYRLHPKEHEYMLKDADVSLLIGDKALIEPIGTDVAVLAVGEEYEQAVEAHLGKRHIEEVREDELFAIMYTSGTTGNPKGVMLSHRNMISGALSLAVVCDTNYDDIIGHVAPLTHGSNFLSHVAWLYGLTQVVFDKFEPEEFVNDLERERVSTIFLVPTMVNLMIQHPNFDPAKLSTLKTINMAGSAIAASKLEHALSLVGPIFAQTYGQVEAPMCITMMPKNEMGNRLESCGRTGLFVDVKIIDDEGKEVADGEVGEIICKGSLVMQGYWNNKKATEETLRDGWLHTGDLGWKSTEGYLHIVDRKKDVIISGGVNIYPREVEEVLNVHTGVKETCVIGVPDEKWGENVVAYVVLNGTAEVTEEELIALCIENMASFKKPKEIHIVDELPKSSYGKILKRELRSKHEGVKA, encoded by the coding sequence ATGGAAACATTGGGGAAGTTTGCAATGAAATCGGCCGCCGCCTATCCGGACAAGGTGGCTGTGAAGGATAAGGATCGGTCATTTACATACCGGGAAATGATGGAGCGGGTTTTTGCCTTGACAGCATATTTTCGGGAGTCGGGGTTACAAAAAGGGGATCGGGTCGGAATTCTCATGGCAAATCGGCTCGAGCATATCGAACTTGACGTTGCGGCTTCACTCACAGGCGTCATTAAAGTTCCATTAAATTATCGACTTCACCCAAAAGAGCATGAATATATGTTGAAGGATGCCGATGTAAGTCTCCTGATCGGGGACAAAGCGTTGATTGAACCAATCGGAACGGACGTCGCTGTATTGGCGGTTGGGGAGGAATATGAGCAAGCGGTTGAGGCGCACCTCGGAAAGCGCCATATAGAGGAAGTCAGGGAAGATGAACTATTCGCGATTATGTATACATCGGGAACGACTGGCAATCCGAAAGGCGTCATGCTATCACACCGCAATATGATATCCGGAGCGTTGTCGCTAGCCGTCGTATGCGATACGAACTATGACGACATTATTGGACATGTCGCGCCATTGACGCACGGCAGCAACTTTCTATCCCATGTCGCCTGGCTGTATGGCTTGACCCAAGTCGTGTTCGATAAATTCGAGCCAGAAGAGTTCGTCAATGATTTGGAGAGGGAGCGGGTGTCGACGATTTTCCTCGTGCCGACGATGGTGAATTTGATGATTCAACATCCAAATTTCGATCCAGCGAAGCTATCAACATTGAAAACAATCAATATGGCGGGCTCGGCGATTGCAGCAAGTAAGCTTGAGCATGCATTGTCGCTCGTCGGTCCGATTTTCGCCCAAACATATGGGCAAGTTGAAGCACCGATGTGCATTACGATGATGCCGAAGAACGAAATGGGGAACAGGCTTGAGTCATGCGGCCGAACAGGACTTTTCGTCGACGTGAAAATCATCGATGACGAAGGGAAGGAAGTTGCAGACGGGGAAGTGGGCGAAATCATCTGCAAAGGATCCCTCGTCATGCAAGGCTATTGGAATAACAAGAAGGCGACCGAAGAGACGTTAAGGGACGGCTGGCTGCATACAGGAGACCTCGGTTGGAAGAGTACGGAAGGGTATCTTCATATCGTAGACCGCAAAAAGGACGTCATCATTTCGGGAGGCGTCAATATTTATCCGCGAGAAGTGGAGGAAGTGCTTAATGTACACACAGGCGTGAAGGAAACTTGTGTAATCGGCGTTCCTGATGAAAAGTGGGGCGAAAATGTCGTCGCCTACGTCGTCTTGAACGGGACGGCGGAAGTGACGGAAGAAGAACTCATCGCTTTATGCATCGAAAACATGGCAAGTTTCAAAAAGCCGAAGGAAATCCATATCGTTGACGAACTGCCGAAGAGCTCGTACGGAAAAATCCTGAAACGGGAACTCCGCAGTAAGCATGAGGGGGTCAAGGCATGA
- a CDS encoding Zn-ribbon domain-containing OB-fold protein, protein MKIFKCNSCDYGSITSKYTCPSCRIGKLEEKEVSPKGTVFSFTDIHIAPAEFADIAPYTIALIQLDDADVKVTARMDGQVQIGDAVDLDKVDGGAYLYTKV, encoded by the coding sequence GTGAAGATTTTTAAATGCAATTCATGTGATTACGGAAGTATCACATCGAAATACACATGTCCGTCGTGCAGAATCGGCAAGCTTGAAGAGAAGGAAGTGTCTCCGAAAGGAACGGTCTTCAGCTTTACGGATATCCATATCGCTCCCGCCGAGTTTGCGGACATCGCCCCTTATACAATCGCACTTATCCAGCTTGACGATGCGGATGTGAAAGTGACCGCACGGATGGATGGGCAAGTGCAGATCGGCGATGCGGTTGATTTGGACAAGGTTGATGGCGGCGCTTATTTATACACGAAAGTCTGA
- a CDS encoding beta-ketoacyl synthase N-terminal-like domain-containing protein, translating to MTNVYVHGIGMTQFGTFVDRSMKELLMEACIQALEDAGNPKVDAVFVGNFMGGAIYNQEILGAIVANELGLGFIPTAKVEGACASGGIALRQGIMGVLSGEYETVLVAGVEKMKHASTSDVTQAINAAMDNDSNEKQAGLTFPGFFGVLANRYFYETGASKKHLAMVALKNREHALNNPLAQFQKRATLDEILNARIITNPLGLFDCSPMTDGAAALLISKNKSGVHIRSSAQSSGPTQMQDADDLLSIPAIRESGRLAYEKAGVGPEDIDVVEIHDCFSMTEVLAIEELGFFKSREGWKAVEEGRTKSTGDKPVNTSGGLLSRGHPIGATGIAQIYHLVRQLRGTAPNQVDGAKLALAQNLGGTGSYSTVHILERV from the coding sequence ATGACGAATGTGTATGTCCACGGCATCGGAATGACGCAATTCGGCACGTTCGTCGACCGCTCGATGAAAGAATTGCTTATGGAAGCGTGCATTCAAGCATTGGAGGATGCCGGCAATCCGAAAGTCGATGCTGTATTTGTCGGGAATTTCATGGGCGGCGCCATTTATAACCAAGAAATTCTTGGAGCAATCGTTGCGAATGAGTTAGGGCTTGGATTCATTCCAACAGCGAAGGTCGAAGGGGCTTGCGCTTCAGGCGGAATTGCATTGCGGCAAGGCATTATGGGCGTCTTGAGCGGGGAATATGAAACGGTTCTCGTAGCGGGCGTGGAGAAAATGAAACACGCCTCCACATCCGACGTAACCCAGGCAATCAATGCGGCGATGGACAATGATTCGAATGAAAAACAGGCGGGATTGACGTTTCCGGGTTTTTTCGGCGTCTTGGCAAACCGGTATTTCTACGAAACCGGTGCATCGAAAAAACATTTGGCGATGGTCGCCTTGAAAAACCGGGAGCATGCGCTCAATAATCCGCTCGCGCAATTCCAAAAGCGTGCGACACTCGATGAAATACTGAATGCCCGCATCATCACGAATCCGTTAGGCCTATTCGATTGTTCGCCGATGACGGATGGGGCGGCAGCTCTCCTCATCTCCAAGAACAAGTCGGGCGTGCATATTCGTTCATCCGCCCAAAGCTCGGGACCGACGCAAATGCAGGATGCGGATGACCTGTTATCCATTCCGGCGATCCGGGAATCGGGCCGCCTCGCCTATGAAAAGGCGGGCGTCGGGCCGGAAGACATCGATGTCGTCGAAATCCATGACTGCTTCTCGATGACGGAAGTGCTCGCCATCGAGGAGTTGGGGTTCTTCAAAAGTCGCGAAGGTTGGAAGGCAGTCGAAGAGGGACGGACGAAATCGACGGGAGACAAGCCGGTCAATACGAGCGGAGGATTGCTGTCGCGCGGCCATCCGATCGGGGCGACAGGCATCGCGCAAATTTATCACCTCGTCCGGCAACTTCGAGGCACGGCTCCGAACCAAGTGGACGGGGCGAAACTCGCGTTGGCTCAAAACTTGGGCGGCACAGGTTCGTATTCGACGGTACACATTTTGGAGAGGGTGTGA
- the ilvB gene encoding acetolactate synthase large subunit, giving the protein MSAEVQTKQAVMEMAPETKEEKQKIQPMDGSAILIQGLKDQGVEVIFGYPGGAVLPIYDALYKDPIPHVLARHEQGAIHAAEGYARVSGKPGVVIATSGPGATNLVTGITDAMMDSLPLVVFTGQVATTVIGTDAFQEADIIGITQPITKHNYQVQDVADLPRIIKEAFHIASTGRPGPVVVDIPKNVATEIFVTEEERNAEVNLPGYQPTTTPNYLQIQKAAEAIRFARKPLILAGAGVLHGQAMEELKTLVETKRIPITNTLLGLGSIAGNHELFLGMAGMHGTYTANMAISECDVLINVGARFDDRLTGNLDTFAPHAKVIHIDIDPAEIGKNVPTDIPIVADSKEALKALLNQDFHAPESDDWIAYLNGLQEEAPLWYNVDEHEILPQEAIQMIHRITEGDAIVTTDVGQHQMWAAQYYSLNNPDHWVTSGGLGTMGFGFPAAIGAQLAKPNERVIAIVGDGGFQMTAQELSLLQEMRIPVKVVILNNMALGMVRQWQETFYDERYSQSLIPVQPDFVKLAEAYDLKGYRITKKEDAEQIFREALLSDEPVLIDCRVKMLENVYPMVAPGKGLQEMIGVKSE; this is encoded by the coding sequence ATGAGTGCGGAAGTTCAAACGAAGCAGGCAGTGATGGAAATGGCGCCAGAGACTAAGGAAGAAAAACAGAAAATTCAACCGATGGATGGTTCTGCTATCTTAATTCAAGGGTTGAAAGACCAAGGTGTCGAAGTCATTTTCGGTTACCCTGGAGGTGCCGTCCTACCGATTTACGACGCATTATACAAGGATCCGATTCCCCATGTGCTTGCCCGTCATGAACAGGGAGCCATCCATGCAGCGGAAGGCTATGCGCGAGTATCCGGAAAACCGGGCGTTGTCATCGCGACATCAGGTCCGGGTGCGACAAATCTGGTGACAGGAATTACGGATGCGATGATGGATTCATTGCCGCTCGTCGTCTTCACGGGGCAAGTGGCAACCACAGTCATCGGGACGGATGCATTCCAGGAGGCGGATATCATCGGCATTACGCAGCCGATCACAAAGCATAACTACCAGGTACAGGACGTCGCGGACCTCCCAAGGATCATCAAAGAAGCATTCCATATCGCCTCAACGGGCAGACCCGGCCCTGTTGTCGTAGATATTCCTAAAAACGTGGCTACGGAAATCTTCGTCACGGAGGAGGAACGGAATGCTGAAGTGAATCTGCCGGGTTACCAGCCGACAACCACTCCGAATTACTTGCAAATACAAAAGGCAGCAGAAGCGATCCGTTTTGCACGGAAGCCGCTCATCCTGGCAGGTGCGGGCGTGTTGCACGGCCAGGCGATGGAAGAATTAAAGACTTTGGTTGAAACGAAACGGATTCCTATTACGAACACATTGCTCGGACTCGGAAGCATCGCTGGAAACCATGAATTGTTCCTTGGCATGGCAGGCATGCACGGGACCTATACGGCCAATATGGCAATTAGCGAATGCGACGTATTAATCAATGTCGGCGCACGATTCGACGACCGGTTGACAGGCAATCTGGACACTTTCGCTCCGCATGCGAAAGTCATCCATATCGATATCGACCCGGCGGAGATCGGAAAGAACGTCCCGACCGACATCCCGATCGTGGCGGATTCGAAGGAAGCGTTAAAAGCTTTGCTCAACCAGGACTTCCATGCACCTGAATCTGACGACTGGATCGCATACTTGAATGGTTTACAGGAAGAAGCGCCGTTATGGTACAACGTCGACGAGCACGAAATCCTGCCACAAGAAGCAATCCAAATGATCCATCGCATTACCGAGGGAGATGCAATTGTCACGACGGACGTCGGACAGCATCAAATGTGGGCGGCTCAATATTATTCATTGAACAATCCCGATCATTGGGTTACGTCGGGCGGCCTCGGAACGATGGGCTTCGGATTCCCGGCTGCAATCGGTGCGCAACTCGCGAAGCCGAATGAAAGAGTTATTGCAATTGTCGGAGATGGTGGTTTCCAAATGACGGCGCAGGAGCTGTCCCTCTTGCAGGAGATGAGAATTCCAGTGAAAGTCGTCATCTTGAACAACATGGCGCTCGGAATGGTTCGCCAATGGCAAGAGACATTCTACGATGAACGCTATTCCCAGTCATTGATTCCCGTCCAGCCGGATTTTGTCAAGCTTGCGGAAGCCTATGACTTGAAAGGGTATCGCATTACAAAGAAAGAGGACGCTGAACAGATTTTCCGTGAAGCGCTTCTGTCGGACGAACCGGTGCTTATCGATTGCCGGGTGAAAATGTTGGAAAACGTCTATCCGATGGTGGCACCAGGAAAAGGACTACAGGAAATGATCGGGGTGAAGAGCGAATGA
- the ilvC gene encoding ketol-acid reductoisomerase: MAKMYYNQDINEGLLQGKTIAVIGYGSQGHAHAQNLKDSGFDVVVGVRPGKSFDQAKEDGLDVKTVAEAAEQADLIMILLPDERQKKVYDEEIQPALKAGKSLVFAHGFNVHFGQIVPPADVDVFLVAPKGPGHLVRRTYEAGAGVPALFAVYQDVSGQAKDVALAYAKGIGSARAGVLETSFKEETETDLFGEQAVLCGGLTSLVKAGFETLVEAGYQPELAYFETMHELKLIVDLMYEGGMSGMRYSISDTAEWGDYVSGPRVVDADTKARMKDILTEIQEGKFAEGWIAENENNRPDYNAYKESEAKHQIEVVGEKLRAMMPFVNEGKKTKQKEVVGSAKN; encoded by the coding sequence ATGGCTAAAATGTATTACAACCAGGATATCAATGAAGGACTACTACAAGGAAAGACGATCGCAGTCATCGGATACGGCTCACAAGGTCACGCACACGCACAAAACTTGAAAGACTCAGGATTTGACGTAGTCGTCGGCGTACGCCCAGGAAAATCTTTTGATCAGGCGAAGGAAGACGGCCTTGACGTGAAAACAGTAGCTGAAGCGGCTGAACAAGCGGATCTTATCATGATTCTTCTTCCGGACGAGAGACAAAAGAAAGTGTATGACGAAGAGATCCAACCAGCATTAAAAGCAGGCAAGTCCCTCGTTTTCGCACACGGATTCAACGTTCACTTCGGACAAATCGTACCGCCTGCAGACGTCGACGTATTCCTCGTCGCACCGAAAGGCCCTGGACATCTCGTCCGCAGAACGTATGAAGCAGGCGCTGGCGTACCGGCATTGTTCGCGGTATACCAAGACGTTTCCGGGCAAGCAAAAGACGTTGCTCTCGCATATGCGAAAGGAATCGGCTCCGCTCGTGCAGGCGTACTTGAAACTTCATTCAAAGAAGAGACGGAAACTGACCTATTCGGTGAGCAGGCAGTACTTTGCGGCGGATTGACTTCCCTCGTCAAAGCCGGCTTCGAAACATTGGTGGAAGCAGGTTATCAGCCTGAACTTGCTTATTTTGAAACGATGCATGAATTGAAACTGATCGTCGACCTCATGTACGAAGGCGGCATGTCCGGAATGCGCTATTCAATTTCCGACACGGCTGAATGGGGCGATTACGTATCAGGACCGCGTGTCGTTGATGCGGATACGAAAGCACGCATGAAAGACATTTTAACGGAAATCCAAGAAGGTAAATTCGCGGAAGGTTGGATTGCAGAAAACGAAAACAACCGTCCGGACTACAATGCGTATAAAGAATCGGAAGCGAAGCACCAAATCGAAGTCGTTGGAGAAAAGCTTCGTGCGATGATGCCGTTTGTAAATGAAGGCAAGAAAACAAAACAGAAGGAAGTGGTGGGTAGTGCGAAAAATTGA
- a CDS encoding bile acid:sodium symporter family protein, which produces MKLLQVATGIVSKYLPLWIVLLSVIAYLAPDVFIPIRGLTGAGLGTIFLLMGLSLSTDKLMAVIKNPKFAFFGVFLKWTMTVGVSITIAYLFFKDEAEIATGVILAGTVPSGTSANIYTFIAGGEVALSITMATMDTFISPVLTPTLVQVFAGKLIPIAFWPLFLNIIYIVFIPLLAGLFIQWKWTKKVEVIRPYTSVLSQLALFIVIVSVISSAQQSLQQNLSVLPLVFAAVVLQVCIPMAGGYFIAKLMKVAEQNARAILFHTGICNTALAATLAMEHVSSLAAVPAVANMVVNLTVGALVASLFENKFKIPEHDSVVASE; this is translated from the coding sequence TTGAAATTATTGCAAGTAGCGACAGGGATCGTTTCGAAATATTTGCCGTTATGGATCGTCCTTCTATCCGTAATCGCGTACTTGGCCCCGGATGTCTTTATTCCGATACGTGGTTTGACAGGCGCTGGGCTCGGAACGATCTTTCTTCTGATGGGTCTGTCTTTATCGACCGATAAACTGATGGCGGTCATTAAAAACCCGAAATTTGCATTTTTTGGCGTCTTCCTCAAATGGACAATGACAGTCGGTGTCTCGATAACGATCGCTTATTTGTTCTTTAAGGACGAAGCGGAAATTGCGACTGGTGTCATTTTAGCGGGGACGGTTCCAAGTGGCACGTCCGCCAATATTTACACATTCATCGCAGGCGGCGAAGTGGCATTGAGCATTACGATGGCGACGATGGATACGTTCATTTCGCCAGTTTTGACGCCTACGCTCGTGCAAGTGTTTGCGGGGAAATTGATACCGATCGCGTTTTGGCCTCTGTTTCTCAATATTATTTATATCGTGTTCATTCCGTTGTTGGCGGGATTGTTCATCCAATGGAAGTGGACGAAAAAGGTGGAAGTGATCAGGCCATACACATCTGTCCTCTCGCAGCTTGCGTTATTCATCGTCATCGTATCGGTCATCTCAAGTGCGCAGCAATCATTGCAGCAGAACTTATCGGTGCTGCCACTCGTGTTCGCAGCAGTCGTACTTCAAGTGTGCATTCCGATGGCAGGAGGCTATTTCATTGCGAAGCTAATGAAAGTGGCTGAACAGAACGCCCGCGCCATTCTGTTCCATACGGGCATCTGCAACACCGCCCTCGCTGCGACGCTCGCAATGGAGCATGTCAGCTCCCTCGCAGCCGTGCCGGCCGTCGCTAACATGGTCGTCAATTTGACAGTAGGAGCGCTCGTCGCAAGTCTGTTTGAGAATAAATTCAAAATACCAGAGCATGACTCGGTAGTCGCCAGTGAATAG
- the ilvN gene encoding acetolactate synthase small subunit, with product MRRVISVTVINQSGVLNRVTGLLMKRQFNIESISVGHSEQPGMSKMTFIVNVEDEQKIEQLVKQLQKQIDVIKVNDITDKAIVMRELALVKVVSPPHARSEISSIVEPFRATVIDSGKNVVTYQVTGAPEKIEAFIDLVKPYGIKELARTGATAFTREIQKVNSPQLSILK from the coding sequence ATGAGAAGAGTCATATCGGTCACAGTCATCAATCAAAGTGGAGTATTGAACCGGGTGACAGGATTGCTCATGAAACGGCAATTCAATATTGAAAGCATCTCGGTCGGGCATTCCGAACAGCCGGGCATGTCGAAAATGACATTCATCGTCAATGTGGAAGATGAACAGAAAATCGAACAACTCGTCAAGCAGCTCCAAAAACAGATCGATGTCATCAAAGTGAATGACATTACTGACAAAGCAATCGTCATGCGGGAGCTCGCGCTCGTAAAAGTCGTCTCACCGCCACATGCGCGCAGTGAAATCAGCAGCATCGTCGAACCGTTTCGCGCAACGGTCATCGACTCAGGGAAAAACGTCGTCACGTACCAAGTAACCGGCGCACCCGAGAAGATCGAGGCATTCATCGATCTCGTCAAGCCTTATGGCATTAAAGAATTAGCAAGGACCGGAGCAACGGCATTCACCCGTGAAATCCAAAAGGTCAACTCACCACAGTTATCCATTTTAAAATAA
- a CDS encoding PPC domain-containing DNA-binding protein — protein sequence MDKRIQAVHDRKSDRIAGRFMKGIDLFEGIKGVCKEFGVEAAQFQCLGSLEYATYVQPDQNKDGTLYYSSENITDSPVELLSGTGFVGLDMEGEPEVHFHGMIVDCNKNITGGHFIDGKNPVAVTIEFILFPLNGIKMQRDLDEFYGIPVFQFREKE from the coding sequence TTGGATAAGCGTATTCAAGCTGTGCATGACAGGAAGTCAGATCGTATTGCCGGGCGCTTCATGAAAGGCATCGACCTATTTGAAGGGATCAAAGGGGTTTGCAAGGAGTTTGGAGTGGAAGCGGCTCAGTTTCAATGTCTCGGGTCGCTTGAGTACGCAACGTATGTCCAGCCGGATCAGAATAAAGATGGAACTTTGTACTATTCATCGGAAAATATCACGGATTCACCGGTTGAACTATTATCGGGAACCGGCTTTGTCGGGCTTGATATGGAAGGGGAGCCGGAAGTTCATTTCCATGGAATGATTGTAGACTGTAATAAAAACATAACTGGTGGGCATTTTATCGATGGCAAGAATCCGGTCGCGGTTACGATCGAGTTCATTCTATTCCCATTGAACGGCATCAAGATGCAACGTGACTTGGATGAGTTTTACGGCATTCCTGTATTTCAATTTAGGGAGAAGGAGTGA